The Lactuca sativa cultivar Salinas chromosome 2, Lsat_Salinas_v11, whole genome shotgun sequence genome includes a window with the following:
- the LOC111898569 gene encoding E3 ubiquitin-protein ligase PUB23: protein MGDSQKEIEVPSFFVCPISLDIMKDPVTLSTGITYDREAIEKWLYTRKNSTCPITKQVLTDLELTPNHTLRRLIQSWCTINGPYGVERFPTPRIPISKSQILKLLQDSKSPNLQMKCLKRLKTIVLESDMNKRSTEAVGAAEYLSYIICNPNCNLSSPSPAIEVSQIDGFDNLPTDIDEAVSILYHLHLSKTGLKSLFGRTGEFVDALTRVMERATNYESRAYVVLLLKSMFEVAEPIQMISIKPHLFKVITQILANQISQKATKAALKLLIGACPWGRNRIKAVEAGVVSVLIETLLDCTDQKRVPEMALTLLDHLCQCADGRAELLKHGAGLAVVSKKIFRVSQVASSRAVRILHAVAKFSGNTSVVQEMLQLGVVGKLCFVLQVECGSKTSEKASEILKMHARAWKNSSCIPYELVSSYPS from the coding sequence ATGGGTGATTCTCAAAAGGAGATAGAAGTTCCTTCGTTCTTTGTATGTCCGATTTCTCTAGATATCATGAAAGACCCTGTCACTCTCTCCACAGGAATAACATACGATCGTGAAGCCATAGAGAAATGGTTGTATACTCGAAAGAATAGCACGTGTCCCATCACCAAACAAGTTCTCACCGATTTAGAGCTCACCCCAAACCACACCCTTCGTCGATTGATCCAATCTTGGTGCACAATTAATGGGCCATATGGTGTCGAAAGATTCCCCACTCCACGGATCCCAATCTCCAAATCACAAATCTTGAAGCTTCTACAAGATTCTAAGTCTCCCAATCTGCAGATGAAGTGTTTGAAGAGGCTAAAGACGATTGTTTTGGAAAGTGATATGAATAAACGGTCAACGGAAGCAGTTGGAGCAGCTGAATACCTGTCGTACATcatatgtaaccctaattgtaatctGTCGTCACCATCACCGGCGATTGAAGTTTCTCAGATCGACGGATTTGATAATTTGCCGACAGATATTGACGAAGCGGTGAGCATCCTTTACCACCTTCATTTGTCAAAAACCGGCCTTAAATCCTTGTTTGGAAGGACCGGAGAGTTTGTTGACGCATTGACTAGAGTGATGGAACGCGCCACCAATTATGAGTCACGCGCTTATGTCGTCTTATTGCTGAAGTCCATGTTCGAGGTGGCTGAACCCATTCAAATGATATCCATAAAGCCTCATCTCTTCAAGGTGATTACACAAATCTTGGCCAATCAAATCTCACAAAAGGCAACGAAAGCTGCACTGAAATTACTTATCGGCGCTTGCCCATGGGGGCGGAATAGGATAAAAGCGGTGGAGGCAGGAGTAGTTTCAGTATTAATCGAGACCCTCCTCGATTGTACTGATCAAAAAAGGGTCCCGGAGATGGCGTTGACACTGTTAGACCATCTTTGCCAGTGTGCTGATGGCCGAGCGGAGCTCTTGAAACATGGTGCAGGTTTAGCGGTGGTTTCAAAGAAAATCTTTCGTGTTTCACAGGTGGCAAGTTCAAGGGCTGTGAGGATACTTCATGCAGTGGCAAAGTTCTCGGGAAATACGAGTGTAGTACAAGAGATGTTGCAGTTGGGGGTGGTGGGAAAACTATGTTTCGTGTTACAAGTAGAGTGTGGGAGCAAGACGAGCGAGAAAGCTAGCGAGATTCTCAAGATGCATGCTAGGGCTTGGAAGAATTCCTCATGTATACCCTATGAGTTGGTTTCTTCCTATCCTTCTTAG